From Spartinivicinus ruber, the proteins below share one genomic window:
- a CDS encoding IS630 family transposase, producing MARIASIPDELYDYDFDALLNREPHPRTRLRLLAMAHLQAGWSQTEIARALRKSNNTIQDWLNRFRRDGLEGLYEQPGRGKKPFLCPSQYNEFKAAVITLQNHRQGGRVQGKDIQQLLLEQFNIDYSLSSIYEVLHKAGLSWITSRSKHPNHRPDKQQAFKKTLKKRP from the coding sequence ATGGCAAGGATTGCTTCTATTCCAGATGAATTGTATGACTACGACTTTGATGCCTTACTGAACAGAGAACCACATCCAAGAACACGGCTTCGCTTATTAGCGATGGCTCATTTACAAGCAGGTTGGTCTCAAACTGAAATAGCACGAGCATTAAGGAAATCAAACAATACCATTCAGGACTGGCTCAACCGTTTTAGACGAGATGGCCTTGAAGGACTTTATGAACAACCCGGTAGAGGAAAAAAACCGTTTCTTTGTCCTTCACAATATAATGAATTTAAAGCAGCGGTTATTACCTTACAAAACCATCGTCAAGGCGGTAGAGTTCAGGGTAAAGACATACAACAGTTGCTGCTGGAACAATTTAATATAGACTACAGCTTAAGTAGTATTTATGAAGTATTGCATAAAGCAGGACTTTCTTGGATTACATCAAGATCTAAACATCCTAATCATCGCCCAGATAAACAGCAAGCATTTAAAAAAACTTTGAAAAAGAGGCCTTAA
- a CDS encoding IS630 family transposase, with the protein MWFQDEARVGQQNTCTRIWAEKGTRPRVVKQQQFESAYLFGAVCPAKDRGVALVLPIANTEAMRLHLTEISKAISKGRHGLVIVDQAAWHTTHRLEIPANITLLNLPPVSPELNPVERIWEKLREDSLANRCFKNFNDIVESCCEAWNVFVNKKNNIKSLCSRCWAVLTS; encoded by the coding sequence ATTTGGTTTCAAGATGAAGCCAGAGTGGGTCAGCAAAATACCTGTACGCGTATTTGGGCAGAGAAAGGTACGCGTCCACGAGTGGTAAAGCAACAACAGTTTGAGTCAGCTTATCTCTTTGGCGCTGTGTGTCCTGCTAAAGATAGAGGAGTGGCTCTTGTATTACCTATTGCTAACACAGAAGCAATGAGGTTGCACTTAACAGAAATTTCAAAAGCCATTTCTAAGGGAAGACACGGACTGGTTATCGTTGATCAAGCGGCATGGCATACGACTCATCGCCTAGAAATACCTGCGAATATCACGCTATTAAATTTACCACCCGTTTCCCCAGAGCTTAACCCGGTAGAGCGGATATGGGAAAAACTGAGAGAAGATTCACTGGCAAATCGTTGTTTTAAAAATTTCAATGATATTGTTGAGTCTTGTTGTGAGGCATGGAATGTATTTGTGAATAAGAAAAATAACATTAAAAGCTTGTGCTCCAGATGTTGGGCTGTTTTAACAAGCTAA
- a CDS encoding response regulator has translation MKILLVEDDLMIADAIARGVSKVALQMEHVSSIEKAKLALADQEIGLLVLDLGLPDGDGLKLLRDLRHQGLELPVLVLTARDEPRDRVVGLDSGADDYLIKPFDMDELIARIRALLRRRMGRAAAVIEYGQLTLDPGQMQVLLNQQLVTIPLRQFRLLQYLLESQGRVKTKQQIIDALYRWDQDIEENTIEVYVSQLRKHLWPKLIKTMRGIGYLIPRQ, from the coding sequence ATGAAAATATTGTTGGTTGAAGACGATTTAATGATTGCGGATGCAATTGCTCGAGGGGTAAGTAAAGTCGCGTTACAAATGGAACATGTGTCCTCTATTGAAAAGGCAAAATTGGCACTAGCTGATCAAGAAATAGGCTTGCTTGTCTTAGACTTGGGTTTACCTGATGGTGATGGCTTAAAGCTATTACGAGACCTACGTCACCAAGGTTTGGAATTACCAGTACTGGTATTAACCGCTAGAGATGAACCAAGGGATAGGGTAGTTGGTTTAGATAGTGGTGCTGATGATTATTTGATCAAACCCTTTGATATGGATGAGTTAATTGCTCGTATCAGAGCATTATTGAGACGAAGGATGGGCAGGGCTGCTGCGGTTATTGAGTATGGTCAACTAACGTTGGACCCTGGGCAAATGCAGGTTTTGCTGAATCAGCAATTGGTCACAATCCCTTTACGCCAGTTTCGGTTGCTTCAGTATTTATTAGAATCCCAGGGGCGAGTGAAAACCAAGCAGCAGATTATTGATGCTCTTTATCGCTGGGATCAGGATATTGAAGAAAACACCATAGAAGTTTATGTTTCGCAGTTGAGAAAACACTTATGGCCCAAGTTAATCAAGACAATGCGTGGAATCGGTTATTTAATACCAAGACAGTAA
- a CDS encoding sensor histidine kinase, producing the protein MAQVNQDNAWNRLFNTKTVKHRLLIRIGLVLTITWFIAVYFAKSLAWHKTMEFFQDQTQSMARSWVELVLMQNEKYLQLPSQSCVLLLGWRDNQLVFQQGEVTFPKPTQQQTYVTKINGNKWVISTLCKKGTCVLVGLKDAERKHAVRGLIILIFLPLLIIFGLAMWAMNYAVRSGLQPLNTLAEKVSSVSVDKLTPFSETTMSKELLPLVQAINQLMSNMNAQLLKERQFLDTCTHELRTPVTALVSQIQSLGFINKEINTNFQKVSAAALRVVRVANQFLSLAKSNNAGALANQCEKFDLCELFRQVIVDLAIDHDRCDCQMDGLTSLLVYADPLAMEMVCKNLVENALLYGVSPDNEQVKVMITCEAHGDTVTVTVEDAGPGVEAKYREKLLHRFYRVPGKNSEGAGLGLSIVKEVALRYEGNIILDKSLLGGLKVTVSFKNIQIQGS; encoded by the coding sequence ATGGCCCAAGTTAATCAAGACAATGCGTGGAATCGGTTATTTAATACCAAGACAGTAAAGCACCGATTATTAATTAGAATTGGTCTGGTGCTTACCATTACTTGGTTTATTGCTGTTTATTTTGCTAAAAGTTTGGCCTGGCATAAAACCATGGAATTTTTTCAGGATCAAACTCAATCAATGGCTCGTAGCTGGGTAGAGCTGGTTTTAATGCAAAATGAAAAATATTTACAACTGCCTAGCCAGTCTTGTGTGTTATTATTAGGGTGGCGCGATAACCAATTAGTCTTTCAACAAGGAGAAGTCACCTTTCCTAAGCCAACACAGCAGCAGACGTATGTTACCAAAATAAATGGAAACAAATGGGTGATCAGTACCCTGTGTAAAAAAGGTACTTGTGTGTTAGTGGGGTTAAAGGATGCTGAACGAAAGCATGCCGTTCGAGGGTTAATCATATTAATTTTTTTACCTTTATTGATTATTTTCGGCTTAGCTATGTGGGCAATGAATTACGCCGTTCGTTCAGGACTGCAACCATTAAATACGTTAGCAGAGAAAGTTTCTAGTGTGTCTGTAGATAAGTTAACACCTTTTTCAGAAACAACAATGAGCAAAGAGCTATTACCACTAGTTCAAGCGATTAATCAATTGATGAGTAATATGAATGCTCAGTTATTAAAAGAAAGGCAGTTTCTGGATACCTGTACTCACGAGTTAAGAACACCTGTAACGGCATTAGTTTCCCAAATACAAAGCTTAGGGTTTATAAATAAGGAAATAAATACTAATTTTCAGAAAGTAAGTGCTGCCGCATTGCGAGTTGTTCGTGTAGCGAATCAGTTTCTGAGCTTGGCAAAAAGTAATAATGCAGGTGCATTAGCTAATCAATGTGAAAAATTTGACCTTTGTGAGTTGTTTCGTCAAGTGATTGTTGATCTGGCAATTGATCATGATCGGTGTGACTGTCAAATGGACGGTTTAACCTCTCTGCTTGTTTATGCAGACCCGTTGGCAATGGAAATGGTGTGTAAAAACCTAGTTGAAAATGCATTACTTTATGGGGTTTCACCTGACAATGAACAAGTAAAAGTGATGATAACTTGTGAAGCTCATGGTGATACAGTCACTGTAACTGTTGAAGATGCTGGACCAGGAGTTGAGGCAAAGTACCGGGAAAAATTATTACATCGTTTTTATCGGGTTCCTGGGAAAAACTCTGAAGGAGCAGGACTTGGGTTGAGTATTGTCAAAGAAGTTGCATTGCGTTATGAAGGAAATATAATTCTTGATAAGAGTCTGTTAGGAGGATTAAAAGTGACAGTTTCATTTAAAAATATTCAAATCCAAGGAAGTTGA